Proteins from a genomic interval of Desertifilum tharense IPPAS B-1220:
- a CDS encoding efflux RND transporter permease subunit: MTTNNKTVPKPKASISATAIRRHIGTLMITLAIIAIGVFYVNRLPVDLLPAITYPRIGVRLSAPGISPEVAVDEITRPLEEALSATEGVIQVYSQTREGQVSVDLYFEPGGNIDQALNEATAAFNRSRGRLPDTIEDPRLFKVDPSQLPVYEFALTSDTLRGVDLRVFADEELARELNVVPGVASVDVSGGVREEVRVNLDLDRMQSLGVSVNQVLNTLRSRNTDISGGRLREAESEPLTRTVGRFSSAAEIRDLSFDVATASGDSGPTRRVFLRDFAQVVDGTEDERVLVSLNGQSAVKVSIQKQPDANTIEVVEGVKRQIETLRRSGLLLDDITLITTLDESRFIQNSINNVVMAGLTGSALAAIAVLMFLGSLRQTLIILIAIPLATMTAVILMGVFGLSINIFSLGGLALGVGIVVDNSIVMLENIVDGVEKMPHRNGNRSRNTQQIIQQSEHSAQELESALLASTTTNLVAVMPFLLIGGFIALLFNELILTISFAVAASLVIGITVVPALTSRLLAVSWSSRIREFWALREFNRRFEQATAGYAWFLRQVLRWRLLAIALAFVILGGGSFLMVGHIPQEILPRINTGQARLIAQFPPGTDLNTNRTVMAEIDRILQEQPETEYVFSTVGGFLFGANTNENLLRASSTITLKPGTNVAAFVERVTPEFNQLNLIDTRIRLVPESVRGLILNNSPVRGAEIDLALQGNDSQSLREAERLVMRALDENVTLARFRPDGDPNQPEVQILPDWERLAQVGLTAQDIGDTLATAIQGSTPTQLQRGNRLINIRVQLQDGAVRQVQQLQRLPLFAANRQQIRLGDVSRIEPGQAPGEIRRINQRQVALIAGNLVEGASLGDAIAQMENAIADLDLPEGVSILPSSSAQATQELQSALRVLGGLAAFLVFVVMAVQYNSLIDPLVIMLTVPLALAGGIFGLFITQTAIGATVIVGAVLLVGIVVNNAIIMVELANQIYEQAGGESASRLSAILKAAPQRLRPIMMTTITTVLGLFPLALGVGEGSEFLQPLGVVVFSGLSLATLLTLFIIPCFYVLLHELFGGGGPKTLKGQIHQIKSLRTRETTKVEAK; encoded by the coding sequence ATGACTACCAACAACAAAACTGTCCCCAAGCCTAAAGCAAGCATCAGTGCTACAGCCATTCGCCGCCATATCGGTACCCTGATGATTACCCTGGCGATTATTGCGATCGGCGTATTCTACGTCAATCGATTGCCCGTCGATTTGCTGCCCGCGATTACCTACCCTCGGATTGGGGTACGCCTCAGCGCGCCGGGAATTTCGCCCGAAGTGGCCGTGGATGAAATTACTCGCCCCTTAGAAGAAGCCCTCTCCGCAACTGAAGGGGTGATTCAGGTCTATTCCCAAACCCGCGAAGGACAAGTCAGCGTTGATTTGTACTTTGAACCGGGGGGCAATATTGACCAGGCGTTAAACGAAGCCACCGCCGCGTTTAACCGTTCTCGCGGCCGCTTGCCCGATACGATTGAAGACCCGCGCCTGTTTAAGGTCGATCCGTCTCAACTGCCGGTTTATGAGTTTGCCCTCACCTCAGACACCTTGCGCGGCGTGGATTTGCGGGTATTTGCCGACGAAGAACTGGCTAGAGAACTCAATGTCGTACCGGGGGTTGCCTCGGTGGATGTGTCGGGAGGCGTGCGCGAAGAAGTCCGGGTGAATTTGGATCTCGACCGGATGCAGTCTTTGGGCGTCAGCGTCAATCAGGTGTTGAATACCTTGCGATCGCGCAATACGGATATCTCCGGCGGACGCTTGCGAGAAGCGGAATCTGAACCCCTTACCCGTACCGTTGGCCGCTTTAGCAGCGCGGCAGAAATTCGCGACCTCTCTTTTGACGTGGCAACCGCTAGCGGCGACTCTGGCCCGACCCGGCGCGTCTTTTTGCGCGATTTTGCTCAAGTCGTGGATGGCACCGAAGACGAACGGGTTCTGGTTTCCCTCAACGGTCAAAGCGCCGTTAAAGTCAGCATCCAGAAACAACCAGACGCCAATACGATTGAGGTGGTTGAGGGCGTGAAGCGGCAGATTGAAACCCTGAGACGATCGGGTCTGCTCTTAGACGATATCACCCTAATTACTACCCTCGATGAATCGCGCTTTATCCAAAACTCGATTAATAACGTGGTGATGGCAGGTTTAACCGGATCGGCCTTAGCGGCGATCGCGGTTTTGATGTTCCTCGGTTCCCTGCGTCAAACTCTAATTATCCTCATTGCCATTCCCCTCGCAACGATGACGGCCGTCATCCTCATGGGGGTGTTTGGATTATCGATTAATATATTCAGTTTGGGCGGTCTAGCTTTAGGGGTGGGGATTGTCGTAGACAACTCCATCGTCATGCTAGAGAACATTGTCGATGGCGTGGAAAAAATGCCGCATCGCAATGGCAATCGTTCGCGCAATACTCAACAAATTATTCAGCAATCGGAACATAGCGCCCAAGAACTCGAATCGGCGCTTTTAGCCTCCACCACGACGAACCTCGTGGCGGTGATGCCCTTCTTGCTGATTGGCGGGTTTATTGCCTTACTGTTTAATGAGTTAATTCTGACCATTAGTTTTGCCGTCGCCGCCTCCCTCGTTATTGGGATTACCGTCGTTCCCGCCTTAACCTCCCGCCTGCTGGCCGTCTCTTGGTCTAGCCGCATCCGCGAGTTTTGGGCGTTGCGCGAATTTAATCGCCGCTTTGAACAAGCTACCGCCGGTTATGCCTGGTTTTTAAGGCAGGTGTTGCGCTGGCGGCTGTTGGCGATCGCCCTCGCCTTTGTTATCCTCGGTGGCGGTAGCTTCCTGATGGTGGGGCATATTCCCCAAGAAATCCTGCCGCGCATCAATACGGGTCAAGCGCGTCTGATTGCTCAATTTCCCCCCGGTACGGACTTAAATACCAACCGCACCGTGATGGCAGAGATTGACCGCATTCTCCAAGAACAGCCAGAAACCGAGTATGTCTTCTCCACCGTCGGCGGCTTCTTGTTTGGGGCGAATACCAACGAAAACCTCCTCCGTGCTAGCAGTACCATTACCCTAAAACCCGGAACCAACGTCGCGGCGTTTGTAGAACGCGTCACCCCGGAGTTTAACCAACTCAACTTAATCGACACCCGCATCCGCTTAGTTCCCGAATCCGTTCGGGGTCTAATTCTGAATAACTCTCCCGTTCGGGGGGCAGAAATTGACCTAGCGCTGCAAGGAAACGATAGCCAAAGCTTGCGAGAAGCCGAACGCCTGGTGATGAGGGCGTTAGATGAGAATGTCACCTTAGCGCGATTTCGACCGGATGGCGACCCCAATCAACCAGAGGTGCAAATTCTCCCCGACTGGGAACGACTCGCCCAAGTGGGATTAACCGCGCAGGATATTGGCGATACTCTAGCAACGGCTATCCAAGGTTCAACGCCCACCCAATTGCAACGGGGCAACCGCTTAATCAATATTCGGGTACAGTTGCAAGATGGGGCCGTGCGCCAAGTCCAACAATTACAACGCCTACCTTTATTTGCAGCTAACCGCCAACAAATTCGCCTAGGGGATGTCTCCCGGATTGAACCCGGACAAGCGCCTGGAGAAATTCGGCGGATTAATCAGCGTCAAGTTGCCTTAATTGCTGGAAACTTAGTAGAAGGGGCCAGCTTAGGGGATGCGATCGCGCAAATGGAAAATGCGATCGCCGATCTCGATTTACCCGAAGGCGTTTCAATTCTCCCCAGTTCTTCAGCCCAAGCCACCCAAGAGTTACAGAGTGCGTTAAGAGTGTTAGGAGGGTTAGCGGCGTTCCTCGTGTTTGTGGTCATGGCCGTCCAATATAACTCCTTAATCGATCCGCTGGTGATTATGCTGACGGTTCCCTTAGCCTTAGCTGGGGGAATTTTTGGTCTATTTATCACCCAAACGGCGATCGGTGCTACGGTGATTGTCGGTGCAGTCCTGTTGGTGGGGATTGTCGTCAACAACGCGATTATTATGGTGGAGTTGGCTAACCAGATTTACGAACAAGCTGGAGGTGAATCAGCCAGTCGCCTGTCAGCCATCCTCAAAGCTGCCCCCCAACGCCTCCGCCCGATTATGATGACGACCATTACCACGGTTTTAGGTCTATTTCCCCTCGCGTTAGGGGTGGGTGAAGGGTCGGAATTTCTGCAACCGCTAGGCGTGGTTGTCTTTTCAGGTCTTTCTCTAGCAACCCTGCTAACGTTGTTTATTATTCCCTGTTTCTACGTCCTCCTCCACGAACTCTTCGGCGGTGGCGGGCCTAAGACACTCAAGGGTCAAATTCACCAAATCAAATCTCTGCGAACTCGCGAAACGACCAAGGTAGAAGCCAAATAA
- a CDS encoding UbiD family decarboxylase has translation MARDLRGFIKLLEERGQLKRIKALVDPDLEIAEISNRMLQAGGPGLIFENVKGSPFPVAVNLMGTVERICWAMNMQHPQELEELGKKLGMLQQPKPPKKLSQAIDFGKVLFDVVKAKPGRDFFPACQQTVIQGEDVDLNTIPMIRPYCGDAGKIITLGLVITRDCETGIPNVGVYRLQLQSKNTMTVHWLSVRGGARHLRKAAERGKKLEVAIALGVDPLIIMAAATPIPVDLSEWLFAGLYGGSGVNLAKCKTVDLEVPADSEIVLEGTITPGEVLPDGPFGDHMGYYGGVEDSPLVRFHCITHRQDPIYLTTFSGRPPKEEAMMAIALNRIYTPILRQQVSEIVDFFLPMEALSYKAAIISIDKAYPGQARRAALAFWSALPQFTYTKFVIVVDKEINIRDPRQVVWAISSKVDPCRDVFILPETPFDTLDFASEKIGLGGRMGIDATTKVYPETQHEWGAPLESDADVAAMVDRRWAEYGLADVALGEVDPNVFGYDMQ, from the coding sequence ATGGCCAGAGACTTACGGGGATTTATCAAACTTTTAGAAGAACGCGGACAACTGAAGCGTATCAAGGCTTTGGTCGATCCCGACTTAGAAATTGCTGAGATTTCTAACCGGATGTTGCAAGCAGGCGGCCCTGGATTAATCTTTGAGAATGTCAAAGGATCGCCCTTCCCCGTAGCCGTTAACCTGATGGGGACAGTAGAACGGATCTGTTGGGCGATGAATATGCAACATCCCCAGGAACTCGAAGAACTGGGGAAAAAGTTGGGAATGTTACAACAACCCAAACCCCCGAAAAAGCTGTCCCAAGCGATTGATTTTGGTAAGGTCTTGTTTGATGTGGTGAAGGCGAAACCGGGACGAGACTTTTTTCCGGCCTGTCAGCAAACGGTCATTCAAGGGGAAGATGTAGACTTGAATACGATTCCCATGATTCGCCCGTATTGTGGGGATGCAGGCAAGATTATCACCCTCGGTTTAGTGATTACCAGGGATTGCGAAACGGGAATTCCTAACGTTGGGGTGTACCGCTTGCAATTGCAATCCAAAAATACCATGACCGTGCATTGGCTATCCGTGCGTGGGGGGGCGAGGCACTTGCGGAAAGCGGCGGAACGGGGGAAAAAGTTAGAAGTGGCGATCGCGCTGGGCGTAGACCCCTTAATCATTATGGCCGCTGCTACCCCAATTCCCGTAGACCTCTCAGAATGGCTATTTGCGGGCTTATATGGCGGTTCTGGCGTTAACCTCGCAAAATGCAAAACGGTGGATTTAGAGGTTCCCGCAGACTCGGAAATTGTCTTAGAAGGGACGATTACCCCAGGGGAGGTATTACCCGATGGGCCGTTTGGCGATCACATGGGATATTACGGCGGCGTGGAAGATTCGCCGTTAGTTCGCTTCCACTGCATCACCCATCGTCAAGATCCAATCTATCTCACCACCTTTAGCGGTCGGCCCCCCAAGGAAGAAGCGATGATGGCGATCGCGCTTAACCGCATTTATACCCCTATTCTGCGCCAACAAGTCTCGGAAATTGTTGATTTCTTTCTACCAATGGAAGCGCTAAGTTACAAAGCGGCGATCATCTCCATTGATAAAGCTTATCCCGGACAAGCCCGTCGCGCCGCCCTGGCTTTTTGGAGTGCGTTACCGCAATTCACCTATACCAAGTTTGTGATTGTCGTGGATAAGGAGATTAACATCCGCGATCCGCGTCAAGTGGTTTGGGCGATTTCTTCTAAGGTAGACCCCTGTCGGGATGTCTTTATCTTGCCCGAAACGCCCTTTGATACCCTAGATTTTGCTAGCGAAAAAATCGGTTTGGGCGGCAGAATGGGCATTGATGCCACCACTAAAGTTTATCCAGAAACCCAACATGAATGGGGCGCACCTTTAGAATCTGATGCAGATGTTGCAGCAATGGTGGATCGACGTTGGGCAGAATATGGATTAGCCGATGTCGCCCTGGGAGAAGTTGACCCCAATGTGTTTGGCTACGATATGCAATAA
- a CDS encoding PPC domain-containing protein produces the protein MKQRTLIGLMLGCTVLGTSISKVAAQTAAPKSDTYTNSQCQRNQNLPQRDRFTVFYQEEFVAQNQRHWLYASRALDGSAIFCLSRPNFEQPRLLRFREIQNQFTDNVRRDRRQNTSFVITIRNGNGMNVPINAYRLDLANPAEAKILSLSVLQRNAVLKDGDPRLSSDGSLYHTHTFTGQANQSISLNLQSRSFDHYVAVFDPNGQKIAESYGRRSDDFRRNRISDLVINLPTAGRYQVVVNGSDRTSEGEYSLNINRN, from the coding sequence ATGAAACAAAGAACGCTGATTGGATTGATGTTAGGTTGCACCGTTTTGGGAACCTCCATTTCAAAAGTAGCGGCCCAAACTGCTGCACCTAAAAGCGATACCTACACCAATAGTCAATGTCAAAGAAATCAAAATCTCCCGCAACGCGATCGCTTTACCGTCTTCTATCAAGAAGAATTTGTCGCCCAAAACCAACGTCACTGGCTCTATGCTAGCCGTGCTTTAGATGGCAGTGCAATCTTCTGTCTTTCTCGCCCCAATTTTGAGCAACCGCGCCTATTGAGATTTAGGGAAATTCAAAATCAGTTTACCGATAATGTTCGCCGCGATCGTCGCCAAAATACTAGCTTTGTCATCACGATCCGCAATGGAAACGGAATGAATGTCCCGATCAATGCTTATCGGCTAGATTTGGCAAATCCCGCAGAAGCTAAAATTCTTTCCCTCTCAGTTCTCCAAAGAAACGCAGTCTTAAAAGATGGCGACCCTCGCCTTTCTTCTGACGGGAGTTTATACCACACCCATACCTTTACCGGACAAGCCAATCAGTCCATCTCTCTTAATCTGCAAAGTCGATCCTTCGATCATTATGTCGCAGTTTTCGATCCCAATGGTCAAAAAATTGCGGAAAGCTATGGCAGAAGAAGCGATGATTTCAGGAGAAATAGAATCTCCGATCTCGTTATCAATCTACCAACTGCTGGTCGCTATCAAGTGGTTGTCAATGGAAGCGATCGCACTAGCGAAGGCGAGTATAGCCTCAACATTAATCGCAATTAG
- a CDS encoding Uma2 family endonuclease — MTPQTSTAEKTEIIYPSSDGQPMADSTIQYQWIIKIQGGIDALFREDPNVFVAGDLLWYPVEGRPDICQAPDTMVVFGRPKGDRRSYLQWREDNITPQVVFEIRSHSDSQRKLDKKLTFYNRYPVEEYYLYDPEDRELRGWLRTEGLLEVIDPIQGWVSPRLGVRFELGEDGLELYRPDGQRFLSYLELDEQRQSFAQRAEQEAQRAEQEAQRAERLAAKLRELNIDPDSL, encoded by the coding sequence ATGACTCCGCAGACTTCCACCGCAGAAAAAACTGAGATTATTTACCCCTCCAGCGACGGACAGCCAATGGCCGACAGTACCATTCAATACCAGTGGATTATTAAAATACAAGGGGGCATTGATGCCCTATTTCGCGAAGATCCCAACGTCTTCGTCGCAGGTGACTTGCTATGGTATCCCGTGGAGGGTAGACCCGATATCTGCCAAGCACCCGATACAATGGTAGTCTTTGGTAGACCTAAAGGCGATCGCCGTTCCTATCTCCAGTGGCGAGAAGATAACATTACTCCCCAAGTCGTCTTTGAAATTCGTTCCCACAGCGACTCGCAGCGCAAACTCGATAAAAAATTGACCTTCTACAACCGCTACCCCGTTGAAGAATATTACCTCTACGATCCAGAGGATCGCGAATTGAGGGGATGGTTGCGAACTGAAGGACTTTTAGAAGTCATCGATCCCATTCAAGGCTGGGTAAGCCCTCGTTTAGGGGTTCGCTTTGAGTTAGGCGAGGATGGCTTAGAATTGTATCGTCCGGATGGACAGCGGTTTTTGTCTTATCTAGAATTAGACGAACAGCGTCAATCTTTCGCACAACGCGCCGAACAGGAAGCACAACGCGCCGAACAGGAAGCGCAACGCGCCGAACGGTTAGCGGCTAAACTGCGAGAATTGAACATCGATCCTGACAGTCTTTAA
- a CDS encoding NYN domain-containing protein yields METTVRQVLQALHYLKSLDTHSCSNHSSPPEPQGLSLLLLDAENIKFDPHLETFLAQLSSYPLNVKIAFANWKNTAGDSELYERGYQMIHVPLGKNSADAQMLAMGSAIRLHYPQVKEAFICSSDWLLNHLCNELQNQGLTVYRVRREDDNFRIENRQTGEIRYYSTTYNVEVPTPLDLMQSIEQLIQAEHQSLTERLVQLSTVMNLVQQRAAIEKQEKARISPSLDGLSSADKPIESQPLPEPPPENIVHPEIKTRAELEKALIKIVANLTAESPGQYISISKLSSEFHQQYGKTYKEMSGTLGIKNKFLNFLQACSALIIKKQGTVYEVAIRLNEVAQNFD; encoded by the coding sequence ATTGAAACAACCGTTCGCCAAGTTCTCCAAGCCCTCCATTATTTAAAGTCTTTAGACACGCATTCCTGTTCTAACCATTCCTCTCCTCCAGAACCCCAAGGACTTTCCTTACTCCTTCTCGATGCAGAGAATATTAAATTCGATCCTCATCTAGAAACCTTTCTCGCCCAGCTTTCCTCCTATCCCCTTAACGTTAAAATTGCCTTTGCAAATTGGAAAAACACCGCAGGCGATAGCGAACTCTACGAACGGGGATATCAGATGATTCACGTTCCTTTAGGGAAAAATAGTGCTGATGCTCAAATGCTAGCAATGGGTTCTGCCATTCGTCTGCATTATCCTCAAGTCAAAGAAGCGTTTATCTGTTCTTCGGATTGGTTGCTGAATCATCTGTGCAACGAACTGCAAAATCAAGGTTTAACCGTTTATCGAGTTCGCCGAGAAGACGATAATTTTAGAATTGAAAATCGCCAAACTGGAGAAATTCGCTATTATTCAACAACGTATAATGTTGAAGTTCCCACTCCGCTTGATTTAATGCAGAGTATTGAACAATTAATTCAAGCCGAACATCAATCCCTAACAGAACGCTTGGTACAATTGTCAACAGTCATGAATTTAGTCCAACAAAGAGCCGCAATCGAGAAACAGGAAAAAGCCCGAATCTCTCCTAGTCTTGATGGATTATCATCAGCAGACAAGCCTATAGAGTCCCAGCCATTACCCGAACCCCCGCCCGAAAATATTGTTCATCCAGAGATTAAAACGCGTGCAGAATTAGAGAAAGCCCTAATTAAAATTGTGGCAAATCTCACAGCAGAATCTCCAGGACAATACATTAGTATTTCTAAGTTAAGTAGCGAGTTTCATCAGCAGTACGGAAAAACCTACAAAGAAATGAGCGGAACTCTAGGAATCAAAAATAAATTCCTCAATTTCCTCCAGGCTTGCAGCGCTTTAATTATCAAAAAACAGGGTACGGTTTACGAAGTTGCAATTCGCCTAAACGAAGTTGCTCAAAATTTCGATTAA
- a CDS encoding DUF4435 domain-containing protein has product MREYLTPEREATAIRLRRSTFSGTFLLVEGSSDKIFYERFVDKTECTVITNSIPGKQRVIEVLLILENSKFQGILAIVDADFDHLETPLHIDLNLIRTDTHDLETMLLQSPALDKVLAEFGSEEKIAKFGRDIREALLEAGMLIGYLLWISQLDKLNLTFNGIVFSRFINEQTLQIDEAKFIQEVKNKSQAPSLNNEDLQQRIANQRSKSHNPWQVCCGHDLVEILSLGLRKAIGSAKPSDVEPYSLERNLRLAYEESYFCTMQICSYVRLWEKSNQPFKVLRNDL; this is encoded by the coding sequence ATGAGGGAGTACCTGACACCTGAGCGTGAGGCTACAGCAATTCGCTTACGACGTAGTACCTTCTCTGGTACATTTCTATTGGTTGAGGGTAGTTCAGACAAGATTTTTTATGAACGCTTTGTTGATAAAACTGAATGTACGGTAATCACCAATAGTATTCCAGGCAAACAGAGAGTTATTGAGGTTTTGTTAATCTTGGAAAACTCAAAATTTCAAGGAATTTTAGCGATTGTCGATGCAGATTTTGATCATCTCGAAACTCCTTTGCATATTGATCTCAACCTGATTCGTACAGATACTCACGACCTAGAAACGATGTTACTTCAATCACCTGCTCTTGATAAGGTGCTAGCTGAGTTCGGTTCAGAGGAGAAAATTGCCAAGTTTGGACGAGACATTAGAGAAGCATTACTTGAAGCCGGAATGCTTATTGGATATCTTCTTTGGATTTCTCAGCTTGACAAATTAAACTTGACCTTTAATGGAATCGTATTCAGCAGGTTCATTAATGAGCAAACACTGCAAATTGATGAAGCCAAATTTATTCAAGAAGTAAAGAATAAATCTCAAGCTCCTTCATTAAATAACGAAGATTTGCAACAACGGATCGCGAACCAAAGAAGTAAAAGTCACAATCCTTGGCAAGTGTGTTGTGGGCATGATCTAGTAGAAATATTATCTCTTGGTTTACGTAAAGCAATTGGCTCTGCCAAACCTTCTGATGTTGAACCATACAGCCTTGAGCGCAATTTGCGGCTTGCCTATGAGGAAAGTTACTTTTGCACTATGCAGATTTGCTCCTATGTTCGCTTATGGGAAAAAAGCAATCAGCCATTTAAAGTTCTGCGAAATGACCTATAG